The following proteins come from a genomic window of Scomber japonicus isolate fScoJap1 chromosome 4, fScoJap1.pri, whole genome shotgun sequence:
- the LOC128357393 gene encoding transmembrane protein 198-like, translating into MAVTSLYVTEEPGVGLAEVDICTLEINIKYEVIPSIVCSVCFLFGIIYSFFGYRCFKMVMFFSGFMFGAAAVILLYHKEPVLEVQLGTETKAGIGLGVGVLCGLMTMLVSTMGLIVSGVQLGGLLSLPILVVIGQFHTLTPVWVPFSVVLSASIVTAIFTLQWQKLFTIIYTSVFGAIVVMLCVDYLVATFTLPDQVYDILSQVTPRPLCWFNWAITGICPVLSLIGVLVQWKFTGKGVSHTEATQKKQKKITRNHTYRQSRRGPQSHRRRRPPPLKRYAGDVLAPSYLQSLQEHRMGTGSSISSVSTITHTLIDFDFETGSMVPLTTASPIFEV; encoded by the exons ATGGCAGTCACTTCTCTCTATGTTACAGAGGAGCCAGGAGTCGGTTTAGCTGAAGTGGACATATGTACACTTGAGATTAATATCAAGTATGAAGTCATCCCATCTATCGTCTGCTCTGTTTGCTTCTTATTCGGCATCATCTACAGCTTTTTTG gatACCGCTGCTTCAAGATGGTCATGTTCTTCTCCGGCTTCATGTTTGGAGCAGCAGCCGTCATCCTGTTGTACCACAAGGAGCCAGTCCTGGAAGTCCAGCTGGGGACAGAAACCAAAGCAGGGATCGGCCTAGGCGTGGGTGTACTCTGCGGGTTGATGACCATGCTGGTGTCCACTATGGGACTCATCGTCAGCGGAGTACAGCTGGGGGGTctgctctctctccccatcCTGGTGGTCATCGGACAGTTTCACACCCTTACTCCAGTGTGGGTGCCTTTCAGTGTCGTGCTGTCCGCCAGCATCGTCACTGCTATCTTCACACTTCAGTGGCAGAAACTGTTCACCATCATCTACACCTCTGTGTTTGGAGCGATCGTCGTGATGCTGTGTGTGGATTACCTGGTGGCGACGTTCACACTGCCAGATCAGGTGTATGATATTCTTAGTCAAGTTACCCCACGTCCACTCTGCTGGTTTAACTGGGCAATCACTGGGATCTGTCCAGTTTTGAGTTTGATAGGTGTGTTGGTGCAATGGAAGTTTACTGGCAAAGGAGTATCTCACACAGAAG CTacacaaaaaaagcagaagaaaatcACCAGGaaccacacatacagacagTCAAGGAGAGGACCTCAATCACACCGCCGGCGCAGACCTCCACCCTTGAAACGCTACGCTGGGGACGTTTTGGCACCG AGTTATCTCCAAAGCCTTCAGGAGCACCGGATGGGAACAGGCTCCTCCATCAGCAGCGTCAGCACTATCACACATACTCTaattgactttgactttgagaCGGGCTCCATGGTGCCGCTGACTACTGCCTCTCCGATCTTTGAGGTCTAA